Within the Salinimonas marina genome, the region TACCACCCAGCCATAGTGGCAACGCAGGCAACTGGTGTTCAAGGTGATCCAGCAGCCCGGCAAAGTGCTGGAGTAGCACCCCGGCTTTTTCTGGCGGCCGGCGTTTGCCTGTCTGTTCTATGGTTTGCATATACACAAAGTTAAAGCGAACGACCTCAATCCCTGCGGCTACCAGCAGCGCGCTGATGTGCTCCATAAACTCAGAACTTTTCCCGGCTCCGGCACCATGAGCCAGTACCAGCCGGCATGTCGGGCTATCGGGGCTGTCGATACTATAATCAAACATCTTCCTGCTCTTCTTCTACCTGGGCTAAGATCCACTCGCGAAAGGCGGCTATTTTACCTAAATCGGCCTGAGATTCATCACACACCACATAAAAAGCATCCCGACTTTCTACGCGTTCGGAAAAAGGCATTATCAGTCGCCCGGCGTCTATTTCTGGCCGGGCCAGAATTGTATTGGCCAATGCTATGCCCTGCCCCAGTGCTGCGGCTTGTAAGACCAGCATTGAGTGACTGAACACCGGCCCCTGATTTACATTGACTCCCGCCACCCCGATTTGTTTTAACCAGGTCTTCCAGGCTTCCCGACTCAGGTCGTGCAGTAACACATGGTGTTTTAAATCCGCCAGACTGTTAAGTGGCTTGGGGCCACTGAATAAACTGGGCGCACATAAGGGCGTTAAAAATTCACGGTGAAGTTTATCAGCCTGCAAGCCGGACCAGCGGCCTTTGCCATAGTAGATGGCGACATCAATATCATCATCTAAAAAGCCTTCATCAAAATCCACCGCTTTAATGCGCACATCAATATCCGGGTTGGCGTTACTGAAGCGACTTATGCGGGGCACCAGCCATTGTGAGGCGAAGCTGGGCGGCATGGCCACCGTGATGGCACCCTTACTGCCTTTTGCCAGCAGGCGATCGGTGGCCTCCTGTAAGCTTTTGAAGATATCTTTAAGCTCCAGAAAATAGGCCTGACCTTCTTCGGTGAGCAACAAGGTGCGGTTGCGCCGGATAAACAGCTTCATCGATAAGTATTCTTCCAAAGCCTTTATCTGATGGCTGACAGCAGCCTGAGTCACAAACAGCTCATCAGCCGCCCGGGTAAAACTTAGATGACGCGCTGCAGCCTCAAAGGCTTTTAACGCATTCAGTGGGGGTAATCGTCGTTGCATCCTGCGCCTTGCCTGTGGAAAGGAAAAATCCGTCGAAGCATTAGTTTTTCTAACCCTTCAACCATACATTTACTCGTTTTATTTTTAATCAAATACTGACTACTATTTGCCCGCATTAAAAAATAAAGCTTTTAGAACAGAGCTTTAAAAATGCTTCTTGTTAAAATATTTTACATATTTAGAACAAGTTTTAAATTAATTATATTAGGTGTGTAATGAAAAAACTATTGTTATCTTC harbors:
- a CDS encoding transcriptional regulator GcvA is translated as MQRRLPPLNALKAFEAAARHLSFTRAADELFVTQAAVSHQIKALEEYLSMKLFIRRNRTLLLTEEGQAYFLELKDIFKSLQEATDRLLAKGSKGAITVAMPPSFASQWLVPRISRFSNANPDIDVRIKAVDFDEGFLDDDIDVAIYYGKGRWSGLQADKLHREFLTPLCAPSLFSGPKPLNSLADLKHHVLLHDLSREAWKTWLKQIGVAGVNVNQGPVFSHSMLVLQAAALGQGIALANTILARPEIDAGRLIMPFSERVESRDAFYVVCDESQADLGKIAAFREWILAQVEEEQEDV